A genomic window from Clostridium aceticum includes:
- the csaB gene encoding polysaccharide pyruvyl transferase CsaB, with amino-acid sequence MKNIFLFGYYGFHNTGDEAILEAIIREIKEVLPQAKLTALSYNAKDTMQKHKIHAVSRNSFKEITKAIRASDVVISGGGSILQDVTSSRSLIYYLAIILMAKRMGKKVMFYGNGFGPITGYLNKKLVNYIINQVDRITVRDYQSKEAMQALGIKKDIMVTADIALGLEMIDDKRIEKIFRQEGMDLTKKWVGISIREWKGQVKYKEVIAQTADYLINRNYEVVFIPMQFPNDISTSQQIVEKMKTVPKIITKQYHPREMIGIISKLDLLLGMRLHSLVFSAIAGVPMVGLEYDTKISSFLKLTGQKSGGNVENLDMINLWTAIDAVIENKSEYVQQLKEIKKSLDKKVQLNVEIFQEFIQEGDKS; translated from the coding sequence ATGAAAAATATATTCTTGTTTGGTTACTATGGATTCCATAATACAGGAGATGAAGCAATTTTAGAAGCAATTATAAGGGAAATAAAAGAGGTACTACCTCAAGCTAAACTAACTGCCCTTAGTTATAATGCTAAAGATACGATGCAGAAGCATAAAATTCATGCAGTTAGCCGAAATAGCTTTAAGGAGATTACTAAGGCTATTAGAGCATCAGATGTGGTGATTAGCGGAGGAGGATCTATATTACAGGATGTAACTAGCAGTAGGTCTTTGATTTATTACTTGGCAATTATTCTGATGGCAAAAAGAATGGGAAAAAAGGTAATGTTTTATGGTAATGGTTTTGGTCCTATTACAGGATATCTTAATAAAAAGCTTGTGAATTATATTATCAATCAAGTAGATAGAATCACCGTGAGGGATTATCAGTCCAAGGAGGCAATGCAGGCCTTAGGTATAAAGAAGGATATCATGGTGACGGCAGATATTGCTTTGGGCTTAGAGATGATTGATGATAAGAGAATAGAAAAAATCTTTCGTCAAGAAGGAATGGATTTAACAAAAAAATGGGTAGGTATATCTATAAGGGAATGGAAGGGTCAAGTTAAGTACAAAGAAGTTATTGCTCAGACAGCGGATTACTTGATAAATAGAAACTATGAGGTTGTTTTTATTCCAATGCAGTTTCCTAATGATATAAGTACTTCTCAACAAATTGTTGAGAAGATGAAAACAGTACCCAAGATCATCACAAAACAGTATCACCCTAGAGAAATGATAGGAATCATAAGCAAGCTAGATCTTTTGTTGGGGATGCGGTTGCATTCCCTAGTTTTTTCAGCTATTGCTGGCGTGCCAATGGTAGGATTAGAATATGATACTAAAATTTCTAGTTTTCTAAAACTAACGGGGCAAAAAAGTGGAGGAAATGTAGAGAATTTAGATATGATTAACTTATGGACAGCTATTGATGCTGTTATTGAAAATAAAAGTGAGTATGTTCAACAATTAAAGGAAATAAAAAAAAGTTTGGATAAGAAAGTACAGTTGAATGTAGAAATATTCCAAGAGTTTATACAAGAAGGAGATAAGTCATGA
- a CDS encoding WecB/TagA/CpsF family glycosyltransferase produces the protein MRNQVKILGVPIDQITAQEAFQQLTVFLEGDTLKKVYTPNPEIIMVAQQDQRLLNVLQEADLVLPDGIGLIIASKIKGLGLKERVTGIDTMDKLLTYCGEKQKSIFLMGGKPGIAALACETMKKQYRGIKIAGFHHGYFQETDEPQIIEEINQVAPDVLFVCLGAPKQEKWIHKYRDQLNCKLAMGVGGSVDIYAGTAKRAPLFFQRLGLEWFYRLIKEPWRAKRMAALPKFLVRVTLKQ, from the coding sequence ATGAGAAATCAGGTTAAAATACTGGGTGTACCAATAGATCAAATAACAGCTCAAGAAGCATTCCAACAATTGACTGTTTTTTTAGAAGGAGATACACTGAAAAAAGTATATACCCCTAACCCAGAAATCATCATGGTGGCACAGCAGGATCAGCGTTTATTAAATGTTCTGCAAGAAGCAGACTTAGTATTACCAGACGGTATTGGATTAATTATTGCTTCTAAAATAAAAGGACTAGGATTAAAAGAGCGGGTTACAGGAATAGATACCATGGACAAGTTGTTAACCTACTGTGGTGAGAAGCAAAAATCTATCTTCTTAATGGGGGGGAAGCCAGGGATAGCAGCATTGGCTTGTGAAACCATGAAGAAGCAATACAGAGGCATTAAAATTGCTGGATTTCATCATGGTTATTTCCAAGAAACCGATGAACCACAAATCATAGAAGAAATCAATCAGGTTGCACCAGATGTTCTTTTTGTTTGTCTAGGTGCTCCGAAGCAAGAGAAATGGATTCATAAATATCGAGACCAGTTAAATTGCAAACTAGCCATGGGGGTAGGGGGCAGTGTAGATATTTATGCAGGCACCGCTAAAAGAGCTCCGTTATTCTTTCAAAGACTGGGTTTAGAATGGTTTTATCGCTTGATTAAGGAACCTTGGAGGGCGAAGAGAATGGCAGCTTTGCCAAAATTCTTAGTTCGTGTAACTTTAAAACAGTAA